A window of Natronospira bacteriovora contains these coding sequences:
- a CDS encoding COX15/CtaA family protein: MTRLQIFNRGSLAATILTLVVVVLGAFVRLNDAGLGCPDWPGCYGVLTVPQTEYQIQSALEGWDDTPLARGDERWLAKAWKEMAHRYVAGLLGLMILGLAILATVNRREKRQPVKLPWLLVGLVIFQSLLGMWTVTLLVKPAIVLAHLFGGLATLSVLWLQYLRTRDDGVPADTASLPPKTRSGLQKTGLAVLFVLVAQIGLGGWVSTNYAALACPDFPTCHGQYWPDMDFGDGFTLWRELGKNYEYGVLDNQARTAIHYTHRLGAIVALAVIGAFAWMLWTQGSLVLRRASVAVGGLLAIQLAIGVFVVVLGLPLWLATAHNAGAALLLLAMVTALWLLYGRRPSA, from the coding sequence ATGACCCGTTTGCAGATTTTCAATCGCGGTTCCCTGGCCGCAACCATCCTCACCCTGGTGGTGGTCGTGCTCGGTGCCTTTGTGCGTCTCAACGACGCCGGTCTTGGCTGCCCCGACTGGCCGGGCTGCTACGGCGTGCTCACCGTGCCCCAGACGGAGTACCAGATTCAGTCGGCCCTGGAGGGCTGGGACGACACCCCCCTGGCGCGGGGTGACGAGCGCTGGCTGGCCAAGGCCTGGAAGGAGATGGCCCACCGCTACGTTGCCGGGCTGCTGGGTCTGATGATTCTGGGCCTGGCCATTCTGGCCACCGTCAATCGGCGTGAAAAACGCCAGCCGGTGAAGCTGCCCTGGTTGCTGGTGGGGCTGGTGATCTTCCAGTCCCTGCTCGGGATGTGGACGGTAACCCTGCTGGTCAAGCCCGCCATTGTGCTGGCGCACCTGTTCGGCGGGCTCGCCACCCTTTCCGTGCTCTGGCTGCAGTATTTGCGCACCCGTGACGACGGCGTCCCGGCGGATACCGCCAGCCTGCCACCGAAGACCCGCTCTGGCCTGCAGAAGACCGGTCTGGCGGTCCTGTTCGTATTGGTGGCCCAGATCGGTCTCGGCGGCTGGGTGAGCACCAATTACGCCGCCCTGGCCTGTCCGGATTTCCCCACCTGCCATGGTCAGTACTGGCCCGACATGGACTTCGGCGACGGCTTCACCCTGTGGCGGGAACTGGGCAAGAACTACGAATACGGTGTCCTGGACAACCAGGCCCGTACCGCCATTCACTACACCCATCGCCTCGGCGCCATCGTCGCCCTGGCCGTGATCGGGGCCTTCGCCTGGATGCTGTGGACGCAGGGCAGCCTGGTGCTGCGAAGGGCGTCGGTGGCCGTGGGCGGCCTGCTGGCCATCCAGCTCGCCATTGGTGTCTTCGTGGTGGTTCTCGGCCTGCCCCTGTGGCTGGCAACGGCCCACAACGCGGGTGCGGCGCTACTCCTGCTGGCAATGGTCACCGCCCTGTGGCTGCTGTATGGTAGGCGCCCGTCCGCCTGA